The genomic window CGGGCTTACTTGTGTGACGGGCACGGTGGCATCCATAACGTTCTCCGTGAGCCAGGAGGGAGTTCCGGTATGGACCGTTACTCATGACGAAGGGGAGATCAGGGCCCTATCGGTCATACTCGCGACCGGGGCACGTTCAAAAAAACTCGGGGTACATGGTGAGGATGAATTCGCCGGGCGAGGCGTATCCTATTGCGCCACCTGTGACGGGGCGTTCTTCCGCGACAAGGATATCGTCGTCGTAGGAGGAGGGGATACCGCTGTTGAAGAGGCCATATTCCTTACGCGATTCGGGCGAAGCGTAAAGCTGGTCCACAGGAAAGCGCGTTTGCGTGCTGCCAGCATACTGCAGGAGCGGGCCATGGCCAACGATAAAATGGGGTTCGTGCTCGATTCCGTCGTTGAGGAGATATGCGGGACGGATAAGGTGGAAAAGGTCAAGGTCCGTAACGTGAAGACCGGTAACGTGCATCATGAGGAGTGCCAGGGCGTGTTCGTCTTCGTGGGATGGTCACCTAATACTTCTATGGTGGAAGGGGTGGCTGATGC from Candidatus Omnitrophota bacterium includes these protein-coding regions:
- the trxB gene encoding thioredoxin-disulfide reductase, which produces MGKIYDTVIVGGGPAGFTAGIYASRSRMDVILVESLSIMGQATMTDMIENYPGVPATNGYELMAGFRKQAEEFGLTCVTGTVASITFSVSQEGVPVWTVTHDEGEIRALSVILATGARSKKLGVHGEDEFAGRGVSYCATCDGAFFRDKDIVVVGGGDTAVEEAIFLTRFGRSVKLVHRKARLRAASILQERAMANDKMGFVLDSVVEEICGTDKVEKVKVRNVKTGNVHHEECQGVFVFVGWSPNTSMVEGVADADEHGAVIVGSDMSTSARGLFAAGDCSARPLHQVVTACGDGAVAAQSARFYVEGLKGT